TTTTTTTACAAATAATTTTAATGGTATATAATTTGTTCTGAAACATGTGGAGATGTAACATCGGGATGTAGCGCAGTCCGGTTAGCGCGCTTCGTTCGGGACGAAGAGGCCGGGAGTTCAAATCTCCCCATCCCGAAAGCGTTAATATATGTCGAGGGATTAATGCTTAATTCTAAAATTACTTTATTAAAAGCAAAATACCCTACTATCAAAGAAATACGTAAGTCAATTGTGGACGACATCTTTACTGAATTGGCTAAAAATAGACTACAGGTACAACTTGACAACCTTGAGCTGTATCTTATAATTGATGAAGCTTTAACCAACGCTATGGAACATGGCAACAATTGGAACCAGAATAAGTATGTCCACATTGAAGTGACAATGGACACCAATCAATTATATATCACCATAACTGATGAAGGCAAGGGTTTTAGGCATCCTGATTCACATTTAGCCATGCATCTTAAGCCTCGTGGCAGAGGAATATTTATAATTAAGCAATTTGCTAAAGTTTCATGGAATAAAAAAGGCAACAGCATAACAATGGCAATACCAATAGCTCACACTTCTAATCCTAAATAATGTAATGTAAAAATTACATGAAAAGGTATAACAGCACTCCTAACAGATTATCATATACCACAGGCAAACACAAACCTTCTGGTAAACGATATACTGTTAATTGGTTACCACTATTTATAATTTTTGCGATAGCTCTAATTATAATGTCCTTAGTGTATAGAAGTTGTAATTGTGATAATAAGCATAAACCCCTAAAAACCAAAAATACCTTAATACCAGACAAACCCATTATTAAACATAACGATGTGCGACATTCACAACACAAAAAATCAGAAATTCCAGCTGTTGCTTTGCCAAATGATTCAATTCCACCCGAAACTAATCTCAAGATTATAACTGATTAGTTAATTCAGATTTTATTAGAAAATCCTTGAGATTCTAAACCACAATGCATTTATTGAAAAAGCAATCCGTGTGCTCATGCCAATTACCATTACTATGCAAAGCATCCCTATAGTATAGATTATGGTTACTATCTGCCTATCTTTAATCATTGAGTTAAGTCTTTCAGCATACTGCATCAATGGTGAAGAATATGGTGATTTTACAACAAGTGTAGTATAACTTGGTGTACTCCATTTATAAAATGCCCTTCCATTTTGATAGTATACATAACGCATTCGTG
The sequence above is drawn from the Spirochaetota bacterium genome and encodes:
- a CDS encoding ATP-binding protein; its protein translation is MLNSKITLLKAKYPTIKEIRKSIVDDIFTELAKNRLQVQLDNLELYLIIDEALTNAMEHGNNWNQNKYVHIEVTMDTNQLYITITDEGKGFRHPDSHLAMHLKPRGRGIFIIKQFAKVSWNKKGNSITMAIPIAHTSNPK